TCTTTGGAAAAAGCTTTGGGAATATGATCCTAACAGCCTGGTCGTTATGGATCATGACTCCATGATGATTAAAATCGTAAATCCCTCTTTCTGTGACATCGTCAAAACCGGTGAAGCAGACGTGCTTGGCAAGCACGCTTCAGCCTTTTTTGATGACCTGAGTGATTTTCAGGAAGCCTGGGATAAAAACAGCGTCATCCGCAAGGAAAAAAAGTTCCAGCGCTACGGAACCTATATGCGACTGGTTATTTTTCCCATGAAGGATGAAGGCGTGGTGGCCTGCATCCTGGTCGATTTGACCTGCGAGCACCATCAGCGCGAAGAGATGCGCCGCATCAAGGAGGAACTGCTCCTGAATGTCAACAAGGTCATTGACAAGCAGATGCATATCGCACAGCAGATTGCGGGCCTGCTTGGAGAAACAACGGCTGAGGCAAAGGTCAGCTTGATCAAAATCCGCAACGCGCTGAATGAGGAGATCAAGTAGTGAAATGCCTGTTGGATGTTTATCATAAAAGCCTGAACATGGTGGGGGAAGAACTCTGCGGCGACCAGGTTCGCGTGATCAATTCCGGAAACAAGACCCGTGCGGTGCTGTGCGACGGTCTTGGCCACGGAGTCAAAGCCAACATTCTGGCCACCCTTTCCTCTGAAATCATCATTAACCTGCTGCGTGAAGATGTCCCCCTGCCGGAGGTTTTTGAAACCGTTATTGGCACGTTGCCCGTGGACAAGGAACTGAACCTGGCCTATGCCACCAGCACCATGATCGAAATCGATCGTTCCGATCTGACCTACAAGGTTTACAACTTCGACAATCCTCCGATTCTTTTTTATCGCAAACGTAAACTCGAATTTTTGCCATTTCGCCAGATTCTCCTGATGGACAGGAATGTTCAATATTCAGAAGGAGCCCTGGAACGCGGCGATCTGCTGATCACCATGAGCGACGGTATGCTCCAGGCCGGCATCGGTGGCGTGCTCAATCCCAATTGGGATGTAAATCGTCTCGGGGCATACGTTGAGGAATTATTCCAGTATCTTCCTGTCAACCTTCGCCTGCTGGTTGACAAAACCGTCGCTCATGTCAACCAGCTTTATGACAGGAAACCGGCGGATGACGCTTCCCTGCTCGGACTGCTTGTGCGGGCGAAGCAGGGTGTCATGCTTTTCACCGGTCCGCCCGTCAATCCCGACCAGGATCGCAGTTTGTCCCAGCGCATTTTGAAATTTGAGGGGACGCGCATTGTCTGCGGCGGGACAACCGGCAACATTGTTGCCAGGGAAAGCGGTCACAGCGGCGCTATCGACCCGGATACGGCTCGACTGGATGTCCCTCCGATGAGCAGTTTGCCGGGGATCGATATCCTGACGGAGGGGATATTGACTCTCTCGTCGGTACTTGAGTGGATTGAAGCCACGCATGGCAATCCGAACCTGCTGCCGACAAAAGACAAGAATGGTGCGGTCCTGGTCGCCGAAGCCTTGCTCGATGCCGATGAAATTACTCTGGTGGTTGGCTTGAAGGTCAACCCCGCCTACCAGAACCCGGACCTCCCCCTGAGTATGTCCATTCGCAAAAACCTCATGGAAAAAATCGCTGACCGGCTTGCGGAGCTGGGCAAGGTGGTTTCGATCGAGTTTCATTGATCGATGGACTCGCAGCCGGCTGCTGGCGTTGTTTCACCGTCTGGCACTGCCGCAGGGCCGCTTCCGCCAGCACCCGGGACGCGTTTTTTGCCTGCCTGACCAACATGCATTCGTGCTTGTATTAATCCCCTGCTTTGCATGTTTTAGCGCATATTTCATTTTTTCAGGAGATTATTTTTTTGCAAAGAATCAAAATTATAGGTAAAACGACAGGATCCTTTAAAAAACTAGGAAACGATTCACGAGTTTCCAAGGTCAGGTTACAGGAGTAGCAGATGCGTCCCGCCGTGCCTTTTTCAGAATTGCAGAGCCGCATGACCCGCTTTAGAGCCCGCATGGAAGCCGCCTGCCCGCGCTGGCAGATGGCCGCCCTTTTTGACCGGGTCAATCAGTACTATTTTACCGGCACCATGCAGGATGGCGTGTTGCTTATCCCCCGCGATGCCGAGGCCGTGTACTGGGTGCGGCGCAGTTATGAGCGGGCCCTGGACGAATCGCTGTTTCCGCGTATCGAGCCGATGGACAGCTACCGCGATGCCGCCCAGGGAATGGGGCCGTGTCCGGAAACCATTCATCTGGAAGCGGAGCTGGTGCCGCTGGCCATGCTGCAGCGGTTTCGGAAATATTTTCCCATCACCGAGTATCTGTCCGTCGATATGCAGGTTGCCGCGGTGCGGGCGGTCAAAAGCCCCTTTGAGCTTGAGATCATGCGGCGCTCCGGTATGGTGCACCGGCGTATTCTGGAAGAGCGGCTGCCGGCCATGCTGTGCGAAGGCATGAGCGAGGCCCAACTGGCGGCGGAGCTGTACCCGGTGATGGTCGAAGAGGGCCACCACGGGGTGGCACGCTTTGGCATGTTTCAGACGGAGATCGTGATCGGACATGTCTGCTTCGGGCCGAGTTCACTCTATCCGACCTCCTTCGATGGCCCCGGCGGCAATTTCGGGCTGGGGCCGGCGGTTCCGGTGCTGGGCAACCGCGACCACACTCTCAAAAAAGGCGATCTGGTGTTTGTCGACATCGGTTGCGGGGTTGACGGCTATCACACCGACAAGACCATGACCTATATGTTCGGCGCGCCGTTGCCGGAGGAAGTTGCGGTTGTGCACCGGCAGTGCGTCGACATTCAGAATCGGGTGGCGCGTCAGTTGCGGCCCGGGGCTATCCCCTCGGAAATCTACCGGACTACCATGGACAGCCTGGACCCCGGGTTTCTTGAAAATTTCATGGGTTACGGAAGCCGCCAGGCTCGTTTTCTCGGTCACGGCATCGGGTTGCTCATCGACGAATTCCCGGTGATCGCCAAAGGCTTCGATGAGCCGCTGGAGGAGGGTATGGTCCTCGCGCTGGAACCGAAAAAGGGCATCGCCCATGTCGGCATGGTCGGCATCGAAAACACTTTCGAGGTAACACCGTCCGGCGGTGTCTGCATCACCGGCAACCACCCCGGACTGATGCCGGTCTATTGACAAAGGTATGTTCGCCCTGACTCCCCATGACGCACAACGGCCCGCGGCACTGCATGCCAGTGGCGAAGAAATCGTGGTGCTCGATTTCGAGACGACCGGCGTGGCGCCGTTGCGGGGCGACCGGGCCATCGAGATCGGCGCGGTGCGCATGGTGGACGGACAGATCGTCGGCCGGTTTCAGAGCCTTATGAATCCCGGCCGCCGTGTCAGCGGTTTCATCGAGGCCTATACCGGCATCAGCAACTCCATGCTGCAGGCGGCGCCCCCCGCTGCCGAGGTAATGGCCGATTTTCATGATTTTATCGGCATGGCGCCGCTGGTGGCCCACAATGCGTCTTTCGACCGGCGCTTTCTCGATCATGAACTGGGCCGCATTGGCCGCATCCGTCGGCAGGAATTCGCCTGTTCGCTGCTGGTGGCCCGGCGGCTCTATCCGGATGCTCCCAATCACAAACTGGCGACACTGGTTTACCTGAAGGGGCTGCCCAATAGCGGCCGGTTTCATCGTGCGCTGGCCGATGCCGAAATGACCGCTCATCTGTGGCTGCGCATGGTGGAGGATTTGCGGCATGCTTACGGTTTGCCCACGGTATCCTTTGCGTTGATGTGTGGCCTGGCGGCACAGAAAAAGGCGCGAGTGGAGACCTTTTTGCAGCAGTGGGTGCAGCCGCCGCGATAGAACGCACCAGCCCTCGACAAAGGCGCCAAGCCCGGCCTTTGGCGATGGGACTGATGACCGTTTGTCCGCTTTTTGCCGGGAGGTTTTATGCCCTATCTCAAGGGACAGCTTTTAAAGCTGCTGGTGGATTATTTTGAAGAAGATTACCGCCGCATCCAGCATGCCGTCAGCGTTTTGCGATATGCCGAAAGTATCATGGAGACCTTCGAGGGGCACGATCCCGATGTGGTGATCGCGGCTGCGCTATTGCACGATGTCGGCATTAAACCGTCGGAGCAGGAACTCGGCTACAACAACGGCAGAACCCAGGAGCGGTACGGGCCAGCGGTGGTGCGCTCCCTGTTGGGCGGCATCGGTTTTCCCGAGAGCAAATTGCAGAAAGTTGCCGACATTGTCGGCAACCACCATTCGCCATCGCGCTACGACTACCCCGAACTGGAAATTCTCAAGCAGGCCGATCGCATCGTCAATCGGCTGGAAGCGGCGCGGTAGGCGCAAACAAACGCCAATCAGGTGAAGCCGCCGAGCAGTTTCACGCCCCGCAGAATGAACCATAACCCGCCGATGCCGCAGGCGATGCGGGCGGCGGCACGTATTTCGGAATAGCGTGTTGCCAGGCCGGAGAGGACCAGTGGCAGCAGGTACAGGGAAGTGGTCAGGAAAAACACCACGAAAAACGCCACACTCTGCAGCATGGAGCCGCCGCGCATGGCCTGTGCAACGGCGAGCAGAAACGGCGGACAGAGGTTGATGCCGGTGAAAAATCCGGCGGCAAACAGCAGTTTGTGGCGACCGAACCAGCGGTGGGCGCGGCGGCATGATATCAGGTGCGGCAGGCGGTGCAAGGTTGCATGGAGCAGCATCACGGCGCCGAGCAGCACTTCCCCTGCCGGCAGCAGCACGGTCAGGGACGCGCTGTGCGCGCCCAGGGCCTGTCCGGCGGCAAAGCTCGCCGCCCCGAACAGGCAGTAGCCGGCCAGCCTTCCCCCCAGAAAGATCACCAGCCCCCTGGCATGGGATTTCAATCCCGCCTGTTCGCCGCTGGCGAACAGGCTCATAAGCACCGGGGCGCAGGTTCCCAGGCAGAAAAAACCGGTAGACAGTCCCAGCGTCAAGGCCCGCGCCATCATGGTTTGCCTCCAAAAAAATAGCGTTGCCCTTCGGTGGAAAGATATTCGGGAGTCCAGCGATGCTGCATGTCGATTACAACCTTGATCGTCCTGCCGGGGGCCAGCGGTCGCGCCGTTTGCCTGATTTCAGCTACCAGGTATTTCAGATAGGGACACAGGGGGGAGGTCGGAAGCATGGTGATCACCAGCCCTGCCGGTCCATCCTCCGCAATGTCGCGGATCATCCCCAGGTCGATAATGCTCACCCCCAGTTCCGGGTCGCGCACGGCCCGCAGGGCGTTATACACCGGATGCTTCTCCAGTCGGTCGCGCAAGACGGGTTGTCCGGGATTTTCCACGCTTGCGGCTTCGGGCGGCATGCCGGACCTTTCGGCGGGCCGCTTTTTGGTGGCAGCGGGAGTCGATGGCCTGCTGGCTTCGCGGTGTGGCGTGCATTCGGGTTCACCGGCCTGTCTGAAAGCCGTGACCAGAGCCGGGAGCTGCGTCAGACCATAACCGCCGCCACAAAACAGCAGTGCCATAAAGAGGCGCAGCCAAACGCGAGCGCAGCGATCATTTTGCATAGAGCCATCCTTTAAAGCAGCCGAGTCCCGCGAATTGCGAGGTCTCGGCTGTTGCGTCTGGGTCCGTCCCGTTCTACCCACGGTTTGCGGCGGGCGGCAGGGCTTGCCGGTCGTTCGGATTGCCGTTGTGGGCGCCATGCTCTGGCTGCTGATCACTGCACTGGCTTTCGATGATGTTTCGCAGCCTGGAGGCCATGCCCGCCAGTTCGTCGGACGTCGCCGCGGTCTCTTCGGATGAGGCGGTAACCATCTGGGTCGCGCCGTCCACCTGGCCGATCCCCTGGGTGATCTGATCGATGCCGGCGGCCTGTTCACTGGCGGCGTCGGCGATCTCCCTGACGATGGCGGCAGTCTTGGCGGTGGCCTCGACGATCTTGACCAGCGCTTCGGAGGTCTCTCCGGCGATCTTGTTGCCGTTTTCCACCTTGCCCACCGAATTCAGGATCAGATCGGTAATTTCATGCGCCGCCTGGGCGCTGCGCACCGCCAGGTTGCGTACTTCTTCGGCCACTACCGCGAAGCCCTTGCCGTGCTGGCCGGCGCGGGCCGCTTCCACGGCGGCGTTGAGGGACAGCAGATTGGTCTGGAAGGCGATCTCATCGATAACCTTGGTGATTTTGACGATATTCTGGCTCGAATCGTGGATCGCGGCCATGGCTCCGAGCATCTGATTCATCTGTTCCTGGCCGGACGTGGCCACTTGCAGGGATGTGGCGCTGAGTTCGTTGGCCACCCCGGCGTTGTCCACGGTTCCTTTGGTCTGCGCGCTGATTTCGGTAAGGGCGGCCGAGATTTCCTCAAGAGAACTGGCCGCTTCGGTGGCGGCCTGAGCCAGGGATTGACCCGAATCGCTCAAGGCGTGGGAACTATGATCTATATGAACCGAGATGCTGTCAACCTGGGACAGCACTTCATTGAGGTTTTTCAGATTGGCTTTCATGTCCGCATCGTTCTGGCCGAGAAGCTCGGCCATGTGGTCCAGAGAGGCGGCAAGCCGGCCTATTTCATCGGACTGCTCGAGGTTGAGGCGATCGGAAAAGTCGCCTCGGCTCAGGTTGTCAGCCAGCCGCATGGCTTTGTATACCGGACCGGTGATGCTGCGCACGATGAAAAACGAGACTGCGGCGCCGATACCGGTGGCCAGCAGGGCGCATACCATAATCAGCAGCTTGGTGCCGGCGGTACGCAGGGCGGCCCGGGTTTGGACATTTTTTACCTGCTGCATTTCCGCGTTGATGAACTGGGCCAGTTTTTCCTGCAGCTGGTTCATGATGCCGTCACCGACTCCCGACTCGACTTGGTCGGTCAGCACCTTCCAGAGCCGTTGATCGTTGCCGAGTTTCGACATGGTGCCGGCCAGCAGGCTGAGAAATTGCGCCGATTGTTCGACCTTTGTTTTGGACAGCACCGGGATCTCGCGCACGGCCTTGAGCATGGCATCCGGATCGATGTCGAGCTCTCGCGCAAGCTTGCCAAAATGCGCGGTGTCGGGTTTTTTGGTCAGAACCTGCCCTCCCAGCCAGGCGCCTATCTGGCGGCCGTCCACAATAATCGGCACGGCGAAATCGACCAGGCCGGCATGGCATTCGTACACGAAGGGTTTGCCGGTTTCTCCGGATACCTTGCCGCCCTTGGCATCGTCGGCCTGGCAGCGCAGGGCGCCTTTCTTGCTCTGGCGTACCAGGCCGAAACAGAAGGTGGAAAAGGTGCTCAGATCCTGCAGGCGGACCGGGCTGCCGTCCTGTTCGGCCACCATGTTTTTCAGGCCGGTCACGGCGGTGAACAGCTTCTGGTATTCAAGCAGGATCTGCGGGTCGAGGACATCCTCGACCTTGACCATGCCCTTGTCGCCCTCGGTTTTGGCCCGTTTTCGCCGCTCCTCGGGGCTCATGTCGATACGTTGCCGGGCGAGAATTTCCGGTTCCGCCGCTTCTGTCCGCCAGCGCTCGGCCAGGCCGGAGATATCGTCCAGCAGTTGCATCTGCCCTGGACGTTCCTTGACCAGCTTCTTCAGTCCGGCGATATGTTCGGACACCACCTGCTTGCCGTTCAGGTAGAGGTCCAGCATCTCTTTTTTGCCGGATATCAGGTAGCCTTTCTGGCCGACCTGCATCTGCAGGATGATTTTTTCCAGATCCTTTGACTGCTCCACGGCCTGGTGGCCGCTGTCGACCTGCCGCGCGGAAGTCAGCAACACTGCCATGCCATTGTAGCTGATGCCCCCCAGTATCAACAGCAGTAACAGCGGGACGCCGCAACCGATGGTTATTTTGGCCGTCAGTCCGAGATCTCTGAATTTCATGATGTTCTCCCCATGCATGGAAAAGCCGGAACATGTCAATTCGGCATCTGTGGTGCTCCGGACAGAAAAGATACAGCAGGTTCCGGTCTTTGCAGAGAGACAGGAGGCGGGCAGCATATCCGGCAAGATATGTGCCGCGACGATTACCTAAAAGTCGACTTTGCAATGAGAAAACAGATACTTGTGTCTTGAAATTGACACCCTGCCAAGTTGTGGGAATGGTGCAGGAAAAGGCAGAAAAGGATGACTTGAAGAATTAAACAATAAAAACAATTTTATAAAAAAGCGAATGATCCGCTTGTGACAAATGTTTATTCATGAAAAAAGTGTTCGGGAATTGTACGAATGTTTATGATAGCAATGGCATGTACCTTTGACTTTCATGTTGGAATTGTTGGAGGTTCTGCCTTTTCCGAGTTGTTTTGTTTCGTTAATTTGCTTATATTCAAGAAAATGTTTTTTTGATGAGGCGCTACGTTTCAATCGGGCCGGCCGGACCGGCCATTGTGAGATGGGTGGGAATTTTGCGCGACTGCCGTTTTGCGGGCGTGTGTGCAAACCGATTAAAAAGGAGTGTGTCCATGGAAGAAATCAAGGATGTGGCCGGTAACCAGGAATCCAGGAATATGGCTTTGCTCATCTGGATTGGTACCATATTTTTCGGGTTTATCCCCGGGTTGATCTTCTATCTCATCAAAAAAGATGATGCCTACGTTTTTGATCAGGCGAAGGAATCTCTGAACTGGTCGATCACCGCGGCTATCGCCATGGTCGTCGGAGGATTTTTGACGGTGATACTGGTCGGATTTCTGGTGATGCCTGCTGTCTGGGTCTGTAACCTGGTGTTCTGCATCATGGGAGCAATGGCCTGTTCCAACGGCAAAGACTTCAGGGTCCCCTGGACCCTGCGGCTTATCAAGTAACGCGTAGCGTCATCCACCGGCGGTTTGCCGGTTTGGTGATGCAGACTGTTTCTGATAAAAAGGCGACGGATACCGCCCGGCAGATGCCGGAGGCCGTCGCCTTTTTTGTTTTGCCCAGCGAGGCGGGCGAACCCGGCCTGTTGAAAGAAACAGGCGTCACCCCGACCAGGGGGCAGGTAATCCGAATCCCAAGGGCGTTGCTGACAACGACAGGATCTGAAGGAAGCGACACGAGAAGAAAGCTGCGCATAGTACAAGCGAACCTGATTCGGCACGGCGGGTGGGTTCAGTGGAACGGGTGCTTGGCCCAACATTTTGCCTGATGTTGGTTTGTTGAACCCCTGGAGTTTTTCTTCCAAAGGGATATAGTGGAAACACAGCCTGAGAGATGATGCCTGGTTCCCATTAAACTTTTTCAGAGAGTTGCCAAGGCAACCGTTTTGGAAAAAGTGCGCGCCCCTCAAGCCGGGCGTTATGAGCTAGTTTTCATCCGGAAACAGCCCTTTTCCGCCGTGGCGGCGTCAATCGGCAGGCTTGCTTGTGCGGCGTACCGATGTACGCCTCCGCGCAACCCCTTGATTTCCTTGCCACAACGAAAAATTGCTCGTTTCCCATATGAAAACTACGCTGTATCCATCCGGAGTTTCCGGATGGATACGAGCAAGGGACATAAGAAATTGTTTACGTTTAAAGATGGTAAAATTTTTAAAAACACTGATATTGCACCTGTCTTTTTATCTAATGGCTGGTCTTTAAAAGAAGATTCGTCTCACGTAGTTGATGCCTTACGCTTCAGTGACCAAGTAGCATCTTGTTGGTTGGGCGATACTCTAATCGGTTTTGCAAATTCAATTACTGATTGCGGTATTACAGTTTATATACACTATCTGATTGTGCACGCAGATTATCATGGTAACGGTGTTGGCACAAAGTTAATAGAACAGCTCGTTTGTTCCTATCCAAATTACAAACATATTGTTCTTGCAACGGCTGAGGAAAATGTTGAGTTTTTTAAGAAGTTCGGATTTTTCACTCACAGCACTGTGCGAACCATGGAAATGCGAAGAACCAACTCATAACCATCGGGTCCAGCGGACGGGAAACCTGCGGCTGTTTTCGTTTAGACCAGTGCGTTACCATCATCTGCGCGCCGTCCGCTGACCCAAGTCGTTCGGCATCACAATGAGGAAAAATACGTCAGTATACATGATTATTCAATCAACGGTTAAGGATGCAGAGAAATATAATCAATACATTGATCGAGTCTCTCCAATTGTTGAAAAGTATGGCGGTTGTTATCAACTGGAGCGTTATCACAAAACCATCAAGAGCGAGTGCATTCGCCCCAAGGTGGCCCTTTCGCTCGAAGAGGCCAGAGCCCAGATCGCGGACTACATCCGCTACTACAACGAAGAGCGGCTGCACAGCTCTCTCGGCTACGTTGCCCCCAAGAACAAACTGGAAGGCCGGGACAAACAAATTTTCACAGAGCGCGACAAAAAACTGGAAGTGGCCCGAGAGGTCAGAAAGCAAAAGCGGCAGGAGGGGAAACAGCGCCTCGCCCTCCATCATCCTGCGCCGGCAGCCGGGGAGATCTTCAACTCACTAACTCAACAGGGGCAACTCTTTATTTCCGGCTGAGGCAAAACAAAAAGGAGTCAAGACATGTTGAAAAAAGTCGCTATGGTCGTTTTGTTTGTCATGCTTTCCGCGGGCTTAACGATGGCGGAAGATGCCGTCGGGCAGGATTACGGCAAGCAGCCGTGGGTGGTCGACATCGAAGATCTGACAGTGAAAAATGAAAATTTCCGTACCACGAAGTGGACGGGTCAGGACCTTCAGATGACCGTGATGTCGCTTAAGCCAGGGGAGGAGATAGGCCTGGAGATACATGACGAGGGCGATCAGTTCATACGTGTTGAAAAAGGCACTGCCCGTGTTGTGATGGGCGCGTCGAAGGATAAAATGACTTTCGACAAAAAAGTTTCAGATGACTGGGCCATCTTTATCCCGGGTGGTTTCTGGCACAATATTATCAACGAAGGGGATCAGTCGCTCAAGGTTTACGTTATTTACGCTCCACCCGAGCACCCTGCGGGAACTTTGCACAAAACTATCAAGGAATCGGAAGCCGCCCATGGTCATTGATTGCAGAGGAAGGGACAGTTATTGACAAAAACCTGCAAGTCGCTACTGTCCCGCCTTCAGGCGAGGTTGGTTCTGAACTCGAAGAAATAGCGTTTGTGTATCATTTTGCTCATT
This portion of the Syntrophotalea acetylenica genome encodes:
- a CDS encoding PAS domain-containing protein — its product is MINRTLWKKLWEYDPNSLVVMDHDSMMIKIVNPSFCDIVKTGEADVLGKHASAFFDDLSDFQEAWDKNSVIRKEKKFQRYGTYMRLVIFPMKDEGVVACILVDLTCEHHQREEMRRIKEELLLNVNKVIDKQMHIAQQIAGLLGETTAEAKVSLIKIRNALNEEIK
- a CDS encoding SpoIIE family protein phosphatase — protein: MKCLLDVYHKSLNMVGEELCGDQVRVINSGNKTRAVLCDGLGHGVKANILATLSSEIIINLLREDVPLPEVFETVIGTLPVDKELNLAYATSTMIEIDRSDLTYKVYNFDNPPILFYRKRKLEFLPFRQILLMDRNVQYSEGALERGDLLITMSDGMLQAGIGGVLNPNWDVNRLGAYVEELFQYLPVNLRLLVDKTVAHVNQLYDRKPADDASLLGLLVRAKQGVMLFTGPPVNPDQDRSLSQRILKFEGTRIVCGGTTGNIVARESGHSGAIDPDTARLDVPPMSSLPGIDILTEGILTLSSVLEWIEATHGNPNLLPTKDKNGAVLVAEALLDADEITLVVGLKVNPAYQNPDLPLSMSIRKNLMEKIADRLAELGKVVSIEFH
- a CDS encoding M24 family metallopeptidase; the protein is MRPAVPFSELQSRMTRFRARMEAACPRWQMAALFDRVNQYYFTGTMQDGVLLIPRDAEAVYWVRRSYERALDESLFPRIEPMDSYRDAAQGMGPCPETIHLEAELVPLAMLQRFRKYFPITEYLSVDMQVAAVRAVKSPFELEIMRRSGMVHRRILEERLPAMLCEGMSEAQLAAELYPVMVEEGHHGVARFGMFQTEIVIGHVCFGPSSLYPTSFDGPGGNFGLGPAVPVLGNRDHTLKKGDLVFVDIGCGVDGYHTDKTMTYMFGAPLPEEVAVVHRQCVDIQNRVARQLRPGAIPSEIYRTTMDSLDPGFLENFMGYGSRQARFLGHGIGLLIDEFPVIAKGFDEPLEEGMVLALEPKKGIAHVGMVGIENTFEVTPSGGVCITGNHPGLMPVY
- a CDS encoding PolC-type DNA polymerase III, whose protein sequence is MFALTPHDAQRPAALHASGEEIVVLDFETTGVAPLRGDRAIEIGAVRMVDGQIVGRFQSLMNPGRRVSGFIEAYTGISNSMLQAAPPAAEVMADFHDFIGMAPLVAHNASFDRRFLDHELGRIGRIRRQEFACSLLVARRLYPDAPNHKLATLVYLKGLPNSGRFHRALADAEMTAHLWLRMVEDLRHAYGLPTVSFALMCGLAAQKKARVETFLQQWVQPPR
- a CDS encoding HD domain-containing protein codes for the protein MPYLKGQLLKLLVDYFEEDYRRIQHAVSVLRYAESIMETFEGHDPDVVIAAALLHDVGIKPSEQELGYNNGRTQERYGPAVVRSLLGGIGFPESKLQKVADIVGNHHSPSRYDYPELEILKQADRIVNRLEAAR
- a CDS encoding sulfite exporter TauE/SafE family protein; protein product: MMARALTLGLSTGFFCLGTCAPVLMSLFASGEQAGLKSHARGLVIFLGGRLAGYCLFGAASFAAGQALGAHSASLTVLLPAGEVLLGAVMLLHATLHRLPHLISCRRAHRWFGRHKLLFAAGFFTGINLCPPFLLAVAQAMRGGSMLQSVAFFVVFFLTTSLYLLPLVLSGLATRYSEIRAAARIACGIGGLWFILRGVKLLGGFT
- a CDS encoding metal-sulfur cluster assembly factor, with protein sequence MQNDRCARVWLRLFMALLFCGGGYGLTQLPALVTAFRQAGEPECTPHREASRPSTPAATKKRPAERSGMPPEAASVENPGQPVLRDRLEKHPVYNALRAVRDPELGVSIIDLGMIRDIAEDGPAGLVITMLPTSPLCPYLKYLVAEIRQTARPLAPGRTIKVVIDMQHRWTPEYLSTEGQRYFFGGKP
- a CDS encoding methyl-accepting chemotaxis protein, which gives rise to MKFRDLGLTAKITIGCGVPLLLLLILGGISYNGMAVLLTSARQVDSGHQAVEQSKDLEKIILQMQVGQKGYLISGKKEMLDLYLNGKQVVSEHIAGLKKLVKERPGQMQLLDDISGLAERWRTEAAEPEILARQRIDMSPEERRKRAKTEGDKGMVKVEDVLDPQILLEYQKLFTAVTGLKNMVAEQDGSPVRLQDLSTFSTFCFGLVRQSKKGALRCQADDAKGGKVSGETGKPFVYECHAGLVDFAVPIIVDGRQIGAWLGGQVLTKKPDTAHFGKLARELDIDPDAMLKAVREIPVLSKTKVEQSAQFLSLLAGTMSKLGNDQRLWKVLTDQVESGVGDGIMNQLQEKLAQFINAEMQQVKNVQTRAALRTAGTKLLIMVCALLATGIGAAVSFFIVRSITGPVYKAMRLADNLSRGDFSDRLNLEQSDEIGRLAASLDHMAELLGQNDADMKANLKNLNEVLSQVDSISVHIDHSSHALSDSGQSLAQAATEAASSLEEISAALTEISAQTKGTVDNAGVANELSATSLQVATSGQEQMNQMLGAMAAIHDSSQNIVKITKVIDEIAFQTNLLSLNAAVEAARAGQHGKGFAVVAEEVRNLAVRSAQAAHEITDLILNSVGKVENGNKIAGETSEALVKIVEATAKTAAIVREIADAASEQAAGIDQITQGIGQVDGATQMVTASSEETAATSDELAGMASRLRNIIESQCSDQQPEHGAHNGNPNDRQALPPAANRG
- a CDS encoding DUF4870 domain-containing protein, which encodes MEEIKDVAGNQESRNMALLIWIGTIFFGFIPGLIFYLIKKDDAYVFDQAKESLNWSITAAIAMVVGGFLTVILVGFLVMPAVWVCNLVFCIMGAMACSNGKDFRVPWTLRLIK
- a CDS encoding GNAT family N-acetyltransferase — encoded protein: MRAPQAGRYELVFIRKQPFSAVAASIGRLACAAYRCTPPRNPLISLPQRKIARFPYENYAVSIRSFRMDTSKGHKKLFTFKDGKIFKNTDIAPVFLSNGWSLKEDSSHVVDALRFSDQVASCWLGDTLIGFANSITDCGITVYIHYLIVHADYHGNGVGTKLIEQLVCSYPNYKHIVLATAEENVEFFKKFGFFTHSTVRTMEMRRTNS
- a CDS encoding integrase core domain-containing protein — its product is MIIQSTVKDAEKYNQYIDRVSPIVEKYGGCYQLERYHKTIKSECIRPKVALSLEEARAQIADYIRYYNEERLHSSLGYVAPKNKLEGRDKQIFTERDKKLEVAREVRKQKRQEGKQRLALHHPAPAAGEIFNSLTQQGQLFISG
- a CDS encoding cupin domain-containing protein: MLSAGLTMAEDAVGQDYGKQPWVVDIEDLTVKNENFRTTKWTGQDLQMTVMSLKPGEEIGLEIHDEGDQFIRVEKGTARVVMGASKDKMTFDKKVSDDWAIFIPGGFWHNIINEGDQSLKVYVIYAPPEHPAGTLHKTIKESEAAHGH